A stretch of the Rosa rugosa chromosome 5, drRosRugo1.1, whole genome shotgun sequence genome encodes the following:
- the LOC133711462 gene encoding zinc finger BED domain-containing protein RICESLEEPER 2-like, which yields MMKLLQLKAGSATQAGSATPSDSANPVSSAKRSFVWEHFKEYDKIEKGKDAKGNEIDIVKKRAHCIYCPRGKIGDFAMDSSKNGTSGMIRHINQFCRHYPPNISKTQRVLVGDKSQGNKLTAVAYDQDDYLEACVEMIVIDELPFTFVEKKGFNRFCTKVFPLFKVPSRRKLVTNFLRMYDAQKKELIKILKAYRVCLTTDTWTSVQNINYMVLTAHCVDVDWKMHKRVINFCVIQNHQGATIGRLIESCLLQWEIERVLTITVDNASANKSALEWLISKMNKSEGYKPVLGGKYMHRLQKSVLAIRNVVKYVRSSPNRLDSFRKAVERVKLPLKGLVCLDVPTRWNSTYLMLETALKFKKAFVRMEEDEGQLYLGYFKEPEEEYDEEGNLIPSTNKRNRVGPPAKSDWEKAEIFVDLLRVFYDVTLRVSASLHPTVHTTFHDVIIMEKNINSLFLEPEIATGSDTANMKSRFLKYYGSFQDLNHLVIIELVLDARFKLRNYTHSLKEEGLDDFDVQHETDEIKSLDGTLR from the exons ATGATGAAGCTCCTGCAACTCAAAGCAGGTTCTGCAACTCAAGCAGGTTCTGCAACTCCAAGTGATTCTGCTAATCCGGTTAGTTCTGCTAAACGTAGTTTTGTTTGGGAACATTTTAAGGAGTATGACAAGATTGAGAAGGGTAAAGATGCTAAAGGGAATGAGATAGACATTGTTAAAAAAAGAGCTCACTGTATTTACTGTCCTAGAGGGAAAATTGGAGACTTTGCAATGGATAGTTCTAAGAATGGGACTTCGGGGATGATTAGGCATATTAATCAATTTTGTAGGCACTATCCACCTAATATTAGCAAGACTCAGAGGGTTCTTGTAGGTGATAAGTCTCAGGGAAACAAGCTAACTGCAGTAGCTTACGATCAAGATGACTATCTAGAAGCTTGTGTAGAAATGATTGTCATAGATGAGTTGCCCTTTACCtttgttgagaagaaaggtTTTAATCGGTTTTGTACTAAAGTGTTCCCTCTGTTTAAAGTACCCTCTCGTAGGAAACTAGTTACAAACTTTCTAAGAATGTATGATGcacagaaaaaagaattaatcaaGATTTTGAAGGCTTATAGGGTGTGTCTCACAACGGACACTTGGACTAGTGTGCAAAACATCAACTATATGGTGCTTACTGCCCATTGCGTTGATGTTGATTGGAAAATGCACAAGAGGGTTATAAACTTTTGTGTTATCCAAAATCATCAAGGGGCAACTATAGGCAGGCTTATAGAGTCATGTTTACTGCAGTGGGAGATTGAGAGAGTTTTAACCATCACTGTCGATAATGCATCTGCCAATAAGTCAGCTTTAGAGTGGCTTATATCAAAGATGAACAAATCTGAAGGTTACAAACCAGTTTTAGGTGGTAAATACATGCAT AGGCTGCAAAAGAGTGTTTTAGCCATTAGGAATGTTGTCAAGTATGTTAGGTCTTCACCTAATCGACTAGATAGTTTTCGAAAAGCTGTGGAAAGGGTAAAGCTTCCTCTTAAAGGGCTGGTTTGTCTTGATGTCCCAACAAGATGGAATTCAACTTATCTAATGTTGGAGACAGCCTTAAAATTCAAGAAAGCTTTTGTTAGGATGGAGGAAGATGAGGGTCAGCTGTATCTAGGTTATTTTAAGGAACCAGAAGAGGAGTATGATGAGGAGGGCAATCTGATTCCTAGTACTAACAAGAGAAACAGAGTTGGACCACCTGCAAAATCAGATTGGGAAAAAGCTGAGATTTTTGTTGATCTACTTAGAGTTTTTTACGACGTGACGCTGCGAGTTAGTGCAAGCTTGCATCCAACTGTGCATACGACATTTCATGATGTCATAATAATGGAGAAAAACATCAACAGCCTATTCCTTGAACCTGAGATAGCAACTGGTTCCGATACAGCAAATATGAAATCTAGGTTTTTGAAATACTATGGCAGCTTTCAAGACCTCAACCACTTGGTTATTATTGAACTTGTACTCGATGCAAGGTTCAAGCTTAGGAATTACACACATTCCTTGAAGGAAGAGGGTTTGGATGACTTTGATGTGCAACACGAAACCGATGAGATTAAATCTCTAGATGGCACTCTACGATGA